ACTCCTCCAGCACGGTCCGCCAGGAGCGGTAGATCTCGTGGACGCCGTCCTGGTCGAAGAAGGGCAGCACCTGGTTGCCGAGCAGCTTGAGCTGCTCGTCGCGGCCGAGGTCGGGCAGGCCGGGGGCCTTGACCAGGCCGTGCGCGACGTCGATGCGGAAGCCGTCGGCGCCGAGGTCCAGCCAGAACCGCAGGATCGAGCGGAACTCGTCCTGGACGGCGGGGTGTTCCCAGTTGAAGTCGGGCTGCTCCGGAGCGAAGAGGTGCAGGTACCACTCCCCGCCCGAGCCGCCCGAGCCGCCCGAGCCGTCCGAGCCATCGGCGACCCGCGTCCAGGCCGGCCCGCCGAAGATCGACTCCCAGTCGTTCGGCGGCAGTTCCCCGTCCGCCCCGCGCCCCGGCCGGAAGTGGAAGCGTTCGCGCAGCGGGGTGCCGGGGCCCTCCCGGAGTGCCTGCTTGAACCATTCGTGCTGGTCGGAGCAGTGGTTGGGGACCAGGTCCACGATGATCCGCAGGCCCAGTGCGTGGGCTTCGCGGATCACGGCGTCGGCGTCGTGCAGGCTGCCGAACATCGGGTCGATGGCGCGGTAGTCGGCGACGTCGTAGCCCGCGTCGGCCTGCGGGGAGGCGTAGAACGGGCTGAGCCAGACGGCGTCGACGCCCAGTTCCTTGAGGTAGGGCAGCCGGGTCCGGACGCCTTCGAGGTCGCCCATCCCGTCCCCGTTGCTGTCAGCGAAGCTGCGCGGATAGACCTGGTAGATCACCGCTTCCCGCCACCAGCCGGGCTGGGTGCCGGTCGGGGTGGGAAGAGCGTCGGCGAGGTGCTGGG
This is a stretch of genomic DNA from Streptomyces sp. NBC_00536. It encodes these proteins:
- a CDS encoding glycoside hydrolase family 13 protein, which gives rise to MTQHLADALPTPTGTQPGWWREAVIYQVYPRSFADSNGDGMGDLEGVRTRLPYLKELGVDAVWLSPFYASPQADAGYDVADYRAIDPMFGSLHDADAVIREAHALGLRIIVDLVPNHCSDQHEWFKQALREGPGTPLRERFHFRPGRGADGELPPNDWESIFGGPAWTRVADGSDGSGGSGGSGGEWYLHLFAPEQPDFNWEHPAVQDEFRSILRFWLDLGADGFRIDVAHGLVKAPGLPDLGRDEQLKLLGNQVLPFFDQDGVHEIYRSWRTVLEEYAGDRIGVAEAWTPSADRTALYLRPDELHQAFNFQYLNTGWDAEALRATIDESLDAMRPVGAPTTWVLSNHDVVRHVTRYGGGARGLARARAAALLMLALPGSAYVYQGEELGLPEVVDLPDGVRQDPAFSRSAGQDGLRDGCRVPIPWSGEVAPYGFGSGGSWLPQPVEWAGLSVAAQTGDPHSTLELYRAALRIRRERADLGAGDAVEWLAAPAGVLAFRRGEFVCTVNTGGEAVRVPAPGTVLLASGPLADPELLPADTAVWWQG